In Pan troglodytes isolate AG18354 chromosome 21, NHGRI_mPanTro3-v2.0_pri, whole genome shotgun sequence, one genomic interval encodes:
- the ROMO1 gene encoding reactive oxygen species modulator 1 — protein sequence MPVAVGPYGQSQPSCFDRVKMGFVMGCAVGMAAGALFGTFSCLRIGMRGRELMGGIGKTMMQSGGTFGTFMAIGMGIRC from the exons ATGCCGGTGGCCGTGGGTCCCTACGGACAGTCCCAGCCAAGCTGCTTCGACCGTGTCAAGATGGGCTTCGTGATGGGTTGCGCCGTGGGCATGGCAGCCGGGGCGCTCTTCGGCACCTTTTCCTGTCTCAG GATCGGAATGCGGGGTCGAGAGCTGATGGGCGGCATTGGGAAAACCATGATGCAGAGTGGCGGCACCTTTGGCACATTCATGGCCATTGGGATGGGCATCCGATGCTAA
- the NFS1 gene encoding cysteine desulfurase isoform X1, translated as MDVQATTPLDPRVLDAMLPYLINYYGNPHSRTHAYGWESEAAMERARQQVASLIGADPREIIFTSGATESNNIAIKGVARFYRSRKKHLITTQTEHKCVLDSCRSLEAEGFQVTYLPVQKSGIIDLKELEAAIQPDTSLVSVMTVNNEIGVKQPIAEIGRICSSRKVYFHTDAAQAVGKIPLDVNDMKIDLMSISGHKIYGPKGVGAIYIRRRPRVRVEALQSGGGQERGMRSGTVPTPLVVGLGAACEVAQQEMEYDHKRISKLSERLIQNIMKSLPDVVMNGDPKHHYPGCINLSFAYVEGESLLMALKDVALSSGSACTSASLEPSYVLRAIGTDEDLAHSSIRFGIGRFTTEEEVDYTVEKCIQHVKRLREMSPLWEMVQDGIDLKSIKWTQH; from the exons ATGGATGTGCAAGCTACAACTCCTCTG GACCCCCGGGTGCTTGATGCCATGCTCCCTTACCTAATCAACTACTATGGGAACCCACACTCCCGGACACATGCTTATGGCTGGGAGAGTGAGGCAGCCATGGAACGTGCTCGTCAG CAAGTAGCATCTCTGATTGGAGCTGATCCTCGTGAGATCATTTTTACTAGTGGTGctactgaatccaacaacatagcAATTAAG GGGGTGGCCCGATTCTACAGGTCACGGAAAAAGCACTTGATCACCACCCAGACAGAACACAAATGCGTCTTGGACTCCTGCCGTTCACTGGAAGCTGAGGGCTTTCAGGTCACCTACCTCCCAGTGCAGAAGAGTGGGATCATTGACCTAAAG GAACTAGAGGCTGCTATCCAGCCAGATACTAGCCTGGTGTCAGTCATGACTGTGAACAATGAGATTGGAGTGAAGCAGCCTATTGCAGAAATAG GGCGGATTTGCAGTTCCAGAAAGGTATATTTCCATACTGATGCAGCCCAGGCTGTTGGAAAAATCCCACTTGATGTCAATGACATGAAAATTGATCTCATGAGCATTAGTGGTCACAAAATCTACGGTCCCAAAG GGGTTGGTGCCATCTACATCCGTCGCCGGCCCCGTGTGCGTGTGGAGGCCCTGCAGAGTGGAGGGGGGCAGGAGCGGGGTATGCGGTCTGGGACAGTGCCCACACCCTtagtggtggggctgggggctgcgTGTGAGGTGGCACAGCAAGAGATGGAG TATGACCACAAGCGAATCTCAAAGTTGTCAGAGCGGCTGATACAGAATATAATGAAGAGCCTTCCAGATGTGGTGATGAATGGGGACCCTAAGCACCATTATCCCG GCTGTATCAACCTCTCCTTTGCATATGTGGAAGGGGAAAGTCTGCTGATGGCACTGAAGGACGTTGCCTTATCCTCAGGGAG TGCCTGCACCTCTGCATCCCTGGAGCCCTCTTATGTGCTTAGAGCAATTGGCACTGATGAGGATTTAGCGCACTCTTCTATCAG GTTTGGAATTGGCCGCTTCACTACAGAGGAGGAAGTGGACTACACAGTGGAGAAATGCATTCAGCATGTGAAGCGTCTTCGAGAAATGAG CCCTCTCTGGGAGATGGTTCAGGATGGCATTGACCTCAAGAGCATCAAGTGGACCCAACACTAG
- the NFS1 gene encoding cysteine desulfurase isoform X2, translated as MLLRAAWRRAAVAVTAAPGPKPAAPTRGLRLRVGDHAPQSAVPADTAAVPEAGPVLRPLYMDVQATTPLDPRVLDAMLPYLINYYGNPHSRTHAYGWESEAAMERARQQVASLIGADPREIIFTSGATESNNIAIKGVARFYRSRKKHLITTQTEHKCVLDSCRSLEAEGFQVTYLPVQKSGIIDLKELEAAIQPDTSLVSVMTVNNEIGVKQPIAEIGRICSSRKVYFHTDAAQAVGKIPLDVNDMKIDLMSISGHKIYGPKGVGAIYIRRRPRVRVEALQSGGGQERGMRSGTVPTPLVVGLGAACEVAQQEMEYDHKRISKLSERLIQNIMKSLPDVVMNGDPKHHYPGCINLSFAYVEGESLLMALKDVALSSGSACTSASLEPSYVLRAIGTDEDLAHSSIRFGIGRFTTEEEVDYTVEKCIQHVKRLREMSPLWEMVQDGIDLKSIKWTQH; from the exons ATGCTGCTCCGAGCCGCTTGGAGGCGGGCGGCAGTGGCGGTGACAGCGGCTCCAGGGCCGAAGCCCGCGGCGCCCACTCGGGGGCTGCGCCTGCGCG TTGGAGACCATGCTCCTCAGTCTGCGGTTCCCGCAGATACAGCCGCTGTCCCGGAGGCGGGGCCCGTGCTGCGACCTCTCTATATGGATGTGCAAGCTACAACTCCTCTG GACCCCCGGGTGCTTGATGCCATGCTCCCTTACCTAATCAACTACTATGGGAACCCACACTCCCGGACACATGCTTATGGCTGGGAGAGTGAGGCAGCCATGGAACGTGCTCGTCAG CAAGTAGCATCTCTGATTGGAGCTGATCCTCGTGAGATCATTTTTACTAGTGGTGctactgaatccaacaacatagcAATTAAG GGGGTGGCCCGATTCTACAGGTCACGGAAAAAGCACTTGATCACCACCCAGACAGAACACAAATGCGTCTTGGACTCCTGCCGTTCACTGGAAGCTGAGGGCTTTCAGGTCACCTACCTCCCAGTGCAGAAGAGTGGGATCATTGACCTAAAG GAACTAGAGGCTGCTATCCAGCCAGATACTAGCCTGGTGTCAGTCATGACTGTGAACAATGAGATTGGAGTGAAGCAGCCTATTGCAGAAATAG GGCGGATTTGCAGTTCCAGAAAGGTATATTTCCATACTGATGCAGCCCAGGCTGTTGGAAAAATCCCACTTGATGTCAATGACATGAAAATTGATCTCATGAGCATTAGTGGTCACAAAATCTACGGTCCCAAAG GGGTTGGTGCCATCTACATCCGTCGCCGGCCCCGTGTGCGTGTGGAGGCCCTGCAGAGTGGAGGGGGGCAGGAGCGGGGTATGCGGTCTGGGACAGTGCCCACACCCTtagtggtggggctgggggctgcgTGTGAGGTGGCACAGCAAGAGATGGAG TATGACCACAAGCGAATCTCAAAGTTGTCAGAGCGGCTGATACAGAATATAATGAAGAGCCTTCCAGATGTGGTGATGAATGGGGACCCTAAGCACCATTATCCCG GCTGTATCAACCTCTCCTTTGCATATGTGGAAGGGGAAAGTCTGCTGATGGCACTGAAGGACGTTGCCTTATCCTCAGGGAG TGCCTGCACCTCTGCATCCCTGGAGCCCTCTTATGTGCTTAGAGCAATTGGCACTGATGAGGATTTAGCGCACTCTTCTATCAG GTTTGGAATTGGCCGCTTCACTACAGAGGAGGAAGTGGACTACACAGTGGAGAAATGCATTCAGCATGTGAAGCGTCTTCGAGAAATGAG CCCTCTCTGGGAGATGGTTCAGGATGGCATTGACCTCAAGAGCATCAAGTGGACCCAACACTAG